The following proteins come from a genomic window of Denitromonas sp.:
- a CDS encoding PAS domain S-box protein, whose amino-acid sequence MDTDNRNAELDHPASAARRLLQRSVALAALALVALLVLTGQWWMARSAEPVDTGAHAAAAAAALPETTGPSAWLGALVLGVALVVALVMAARSIRTYRFAIDFARRATAVTEYNQRRLMDFVELSSDWLWETDADHRFTLMSEGMRSMANMDSAEFLGEHLWTLPSLNMDAGRWSDHRQRLERHEPFTLLLTRHDLAGQVRHLEFVGKPQFSHGAFQGYRGVGRDLTLRIVAEQDLRASEERFRTVVEGSFDWFWEQDAQFRFTQLVTSPRNSATLEPKSVLGKTRWALAGASGTEPEWRDHVRACEQHETFTDFVYARKMTDGNTLWFSVSGRPIFDDAGRFSGYRGVARDITIERGTQLALADSEARYRNTFEHAPVGIITVDASGRRQGVNDAFAHMLGYPKAQLLGRDFRTFTHPDDRAADDRAYRAFLTSTISSHHREKRYIHKDGHTVWANITVRALRDEQRALKGFITIVEDITARIVAQRERRAAESRYRRLVDVSPDGIIVHRDDRILFANAAATRIFDAAAPNIVLDTPLSRFFPSRPAAPADGRLAAGQVLPRTQYRFAGLGGRTVDVESTGVVVDFDGGPATLRVIRDISDRVLAERALQESRTRYQEVVESVNEVIFQTDLVGVFTFLNPAWTQISGHPVDASLGQPLASFLHPDDRGRARELFEQLKAGTDQDEVKELRIRTTEGEVRWLEAHARRMSGGEAGIMGSLDDITTRKVAELTLKNVNKELEARVRARTAELEASNRELEAFSYSVSHDLRAPLRAIEGFSSILQEDLADRLDPTSRAYLERIRAATLRMAHLIDDLIELARLTRMTLRRENIDLSRMVGELLTEMQQETPTRIVVADITPGLTAHADRALMRVVLENLLRNAWKFGAGQPQTHIAFYAIREDEEVMFCVADNGIGFDMAYVDKLFQPFNRLHVGTEYAGSGIGLATVARIIQRHGGQIRAESAPGEGARFSFSIGH is encoded by the coding sequence ATGGACACAGACAACCGCAACGCCGAGCTCGACCACCCGGCCTCTGCCGCCAGACGGCTGCTGCAGCGCTCCGTCGCGCTGGCCGCGCTGGCGCTGGTGGCCCTGCTGGTGCTGACCGGCCAGTGGTGGATGGCACGCTCGGCCGAACCGGTCGATACCGGGGCTCACGCCGCGGCCGCCGCAGCCGCCCTTCCCGAAACCACCGGCCCATCGGCCTGGCTCGGCGCGCTGGTGCTGGGGGTGGCGCTCGTTGTCGCGCTGGTCATGGCGGCGCGCTCGATTCGCACCTACCGCTTTGCCATCGACTTCGCGCGACGGGCCACCGCAGTCACCGAGTACAACCAGCGACGGCTGATGGATTTCGTCGAACTGTCGAGCGACTGGCTATGGGAGACCGATGCCGACCATCGCTTCACGCTGATGAGCGAAGGCATGCGCAGCATGGCCAACATGGACAGTGCCGAGTTCCTCGGCGAGCACCTGTGGACCCTGCCCAGCCTGAACATGGACGCCGGCCGCTGGTCGGACCACCGGCAGCGCCTCGAGCGCCACGAACCGTTCACCTTGCTGCTGACACGCCACGACCTGGCCGGCCAGGTCCGCCACCTGGAGTTCGTCGGCAAGCCCCAGTTCAGCCATGGCGCGTTCCAGGGCTATCGTGGCGTCGGTCGCGACCTCACCCTGCGCATCGTTGCCGAGCAGGACCTGCGAGCGAGCGAAGAGCGCTTCCGCACCGTGGTCGAGGGCTCGTTCGACTGGTTCTGGGAGCAGGACGCCCAGTTCCGCTTCACGCAACTGGTCACCAGCCCCCGCAACAGCGCCACCCTCGAACCGAAGAGCGTACTCGGCAAGACCCGCTGGGCGCTGGCCGGCGCCAGCGGCACCGAGCCGGAATGGCGCGACCATGTGCGTGCCTGCGAGCAGCACGAGACGTTCACCGACTTTGTCTACGCACGCAAGATGACGGACGGCAACACCTTGTGGTTCAGCGTCAGCGGCCGGCCGATCTTCGACGACGCCGGACGCTTCTCGGGCTACCGCGGCGTGGCCCGCGACATCACCATCGAGCGCGGCACCCAGCTGGCGCTGGCCGACAGCGAGGCGCGCTACCGCAACACCTTCGAGCATGCACCGGTGGGCATCATCACCGTCGACGCATCCGGGCGCCGTCAAGGGGTGAACGACGCCTTCGCGCACATGCTCGGCTACCCGAAAGCTCAACTGCTCGGGCGGGACTTCCGCACCTTCACCCACCCCGACGACCGGGCGGCCGACGACCGCGCGTACCGAGCCTTCCTGACCAGCACCATCTCGTCGCACCATCGTGAAAAGCGCTACATCCACAAGGACGGGCACACGGTCTGGGCCAACATCACGGTCCGCGCGCTGCGCGACGAGCAGCGAGCCCTGAAGGGCTTCATCACCATCGTCGAGGACATCACCGCGCGCATCGTGGCGCAACGCGAGCGACGCGCCGCCGAGAGCCGCTACCGACGGCTCGTCGATGTGTCGCCCGACGGCATCATCGTGCATCGCGACGACCGCATCCTGTTTGCCAACGCGGCGGCAACCCGCATCTTCGACGCCGCGGCACCGAACATCGTGCTCGACACCCCCTTGAGCCGTTTCTTCCCCAGCCGCCCTGCCGCGCCTGCCGACGGGCGCCTGGCGGCCGGCCAGGTCCTGCCGCGCACACAATACCGCTTTGCCGGGCTCGGCGGCCGGACCGTGGACGTGGAGTCCACCGGGGTCGTGGTCGATTTCGACGGCGGGCCGGCCACCTTGCGTGTCATCCGCGACATCTCCGACCGGGTACTGGCGGAGCGGGCGCTGCAGGAGAGCCGCACCCGTTACCAGGAGGTGGTCGAATCGGTCAACGAAGTGATCTTCCAGACCGACCTGGTCGGCGTATTCACTTTCCTCAACCCGGCATGGACGCAGATCTCCGGCCACCCGGTGGACGCCAGCCTGGGTCAGCCGCTGGCGAGCTTTCTGCACCCCGACGACCGCGGCCGTGCCCGCGAGCTGTTCGAGCAGCTCAAGGCCGGCACTGACCAGGATGAAGTCAAGGAGCTGCGCATCCGCACCACCGAGGGCGAGGTGCGCTGGCTGGAGGCGCACGCGCGGCGCATGAGCGGCGGCGAGGCCGGCATCATGGGCTCGCTCGACGACATCACCACCCGCAAGGTGGCCGAGCTGACCCTCAAGAACGTCAACAAGGAACTCGAGGCCCGGGTACGTGCGCGCACCGCCGAACTCGAAGCCTCCAACCGCGAGCTGGAGGCGTTTTCCTACTCGGTCTCGCACGACTTGCGCGCGCCCCTGCGCGCCATCGAGGGCTTCTCCAGCATTCTCCAGGAAGATCTCGCCGACCGCCTCGACCCGACCAGTCGCGCCTATCTCGAACGCATCCGCGCCGCCACCCTGCGCATGGCGCACCTCATCGACGACCTGATCGAACTGGCACGCCTGACCCGCATGACCTTGCGCCGGGAAAACATCGACCTCAGCCGGATGGTTGGCGAGCTGCTCACCGAGATGCAGCAGGAGACCCCGACACGAATCGTCGTCGCCGACATTACGCCCGGCCTCACCGCCCACGCCGACCGGGCACTGATGCGCGTCGTCCTCGAGAACCTGCTGCGCAATGCCTGGAAGTTCGGCGCCGGGCAGCCGCAGACGCACATCGCGTTCTACGCGATCCGCGAGGATGAGGAGGTGATGTTCTGCGTGGCAGACAACGGCATCGGCTTCGACATGGCCTATGTCGACAAGCTTTTCCAGCCCTTCAACCGGCTCCATGTCGGCACTGAGTACGCCGGCTCGGGGATCGGGCTGGCGACCGTAGCGCGCATCATCCAGCGCCACGGCGGCCAGATCCGTGCCGAATCGGCCCCTGGCGAGGGCGCCCGGTTCAGTTTTTCGATTGGCCATTGA
- a CDS encoding class I SAM-dependent methyltransferase: MNSSAGHGAGAPSPWVVRFGALLPAGAAVLDLACGRGRHARWLASRGCRVIAADRDADAVASLAGLDGVTGRVVDLESGAPWPWDAAAFDAVVVTNYLYRPAFDQLCALLRPGGVLIYETFMIGNAAFGKPSNPDFLLAPGELLARTADDFTVIAFEQGEVARPAPAMIQRICARKGGAPGRLPDASA; the protein is encoded by the coding sequence ATGAATTCATCCGCTGGCCATGGCGCCGGGGCGCCGTCGCCCTGGGTTGTCCGTTTTGGCGCGTTGTTGCCGGCCGGGGCGGCGGTGCTCGATCTGGCCTGCGGCCGGGGGCGACATGCGCGCTGGCTGGCCTCGCGCGGTTGCCGGGTGATCGCGGCCGATCGTGATGCGGACGCAGTGGCGTCCCTGGCCGGGCTGGACGGTGTGACTGGCCGGGTGGTCGACCTGGAGTCGGGCGCGCCATGGCCGTGGGATGCCGCCGCCTTTGATGCCGTGGTGGTCACGAACTACCTGTACCGGCCCGCCTTCGATCAGCTGTGTGCCTTGTTGCGCCCGGGGGGCGTGCTGATCTACGAAACCTTCATGATCGGCAACGCGGCGTTCGGCAAGCCCAGCAATCCGGACTTTTTGCTGGCGCCGGGCGAACTGTTGGCGCGAACGGCCGATGATTTCACCGTGATTGCCTTTGAACAGGGCGAAGTGGCGCGACCTGCGCCGGCCATGATCCAGCGCATTTGCGCGCGCAAGGGCGGCGCGCCGGGGCGCTTGCCCGATGCCTCAGCCTGA